One window of the Streptomyces sp. NBC_00259 genome contains the following:
- a CDS encoding sacsin N-terminal ATP-binding-like domain-containing protein, which translates to MSVRTTEGADPFGTARLRRGVLDAWGASPARFREDANAEEDLALGGYRDRVIVELAQNAADAAARAGVPGRLRLTLQQGTFVAANTGAPLDAAGVESLSTLRASAKRDHDQGAVGRFGVGFAAVLAVSDEPAVVGRHGGVRWSLAEARGLAEQAAQAGPGLGDELRRRDGHVPLLRLPLPAEGTAPDGYDTVVILPLRDGTAQDLVERLLAGIDDALLLTLPGISEIVVETPDGVRTLRRSQHGDHVHVDDTARGLSRWRTVTHHGPVEPALLADRPVEERLRPHWTVTWAVPVDTEGLPVYPATAPVVHAPTPTDEPLGVPALLIASLPLDTARRHPAPGPLTDFLVRRAAEAYAELLRDWHPVSTGTIDLVPGPLGKGELDGALRAAILELLPRIAFLAPAAPSEDLVALRPLEAEVVEGAGAETVRVLADVLPTLLPAGLERRVELRTLGVARVPLTEAIDRLAGIERDPAWWWRLYDSLAGVDPERLSGLPVPLAGRGAEAAEAPAAEDDEELRPRRGAARTTIGPRQVLLPTSETPDGLARFGLKVAHPDAAHPLLEKLGALPATPRAVLTTPQVRAAVAASMEDGDMLWEEDAPDSEELAEIVLALVRDAGLEPGDEPWLGALALPDEDGEPAPAGELVLPGSPFASVMREGELALVDAELAERWGEQPLAACGVLANFALVRATDVVLDPDELDPRDGDFAEPDDAGLLDAVDVWCEDVLDRLPDTPVPPVATEIVAVRDLDLVDDEAWPQALALLAQPPLRDALTQTVRVLLPDGTTDTVRPYTAWWLRDHPVLGGRRPAGLRASGGDPLLVGLYDSADATGFEDEQVLHALGVRTSVAALLDEPGGAAELLGRLADPERPVTASQLHALYTALADLDPEQVTLPDELRAVVDGEVRVVDASDALVADAPDLLPLTADRPLLPVSPVRAADLADLLQVGRLSEAVQAEVTTVGEEHEVPSSVHALLGPATPASYVEHEELLAGGVELDWRRTPDGVIHAATVEGVAAGLAWAAGQWPRRFEVAALLEDPSRTEELARDRWFD; encoded by the coding sequence GTGAGCGTCAGGACGACCGAGGGGGCCGACCCGTTCGGGACGGCGCGGCTGCGGCGTGGAGTGCTCGACGCCTGGGGCGCCAGCCCCGCCCGCTTCCGGGAGGACGCCAACGCCGAGGAGGACCTCGCCCTCGGCGGCTACCGCGACCGCGTGATCGTCGAGCTCGCCCAGAACGCCGCCGACGCCGCCGCGCGCGCCGGTGTCCCCGGCCGGCTGCGTCTCACCCTCCAGCAGGGCACCTTCGTCGCCGCCAACACCGGCGCCCCGCTCGACGCCGCCGGCGTCGAGTCGCTGTCGACGCTGCGGGCCTCCGCCAAGCGCGATCACGACCAGGGCGCCGTCGGCCGGTTCGGCGTCGGATTCGCCGCGGTGCTCGCCGTGAGCGACGAGCCCGCCGTGGTCGGCCGGCACGGCGGCGTCCGGTGGTCGCTGGCCGAGGCACGCGGACTCGCCGAGCAGGCCGCGCAGGCCGGCCCCGGCCTCGGCGACGAGCTGCGCCGCCGCGACGGCCACGTACCGCTGCTGCGGCTGCCGCTGCCCGCCGAGGGCACCGCACCCGACGGCTACGACACCGTGGTGATCCTGCCGCTGCGCGACGGCACCGCCCAGGACCTGGTCGAGCGGCTGCTCGCCGGCATCGACGACGCCCTGCTGCTGACCCTGCCGGGAATCAGCGAGATCGTCGTGGAGACCCCGGACGGGGTACGGACCCTGCGCCGCTCGCAGCACGGCGACCACGTCCACGTCGACGACACCGCCCGTGGCCTGAGCCGCTGGCGCACCGTCACCCACCACGGGCCCGTCGAGCCCGCGCTGCTCGCCGACCGCCCGGTCGAGGAGCGGCTGCGGCCGCACTGGACCGTGACCTGGGCCGTGCCCGTCGACACCGAGGGCCTGCCCGTGTACCCGGCGACCGCGCCCGTCGTCCACGCGCCCACCCCGACGGACGAACCCCTCGGCGTGCCCGCGCTGCTGATCGCGTCGCTGCCGCTGGACACCGCCCGCCGCCACCCCGCGCCCGGCCCGCTCACCGACTTCCTGGTGCGGCGCGCGGCCGAGGCGTACGCCGAACTGCTCCGTGACTGGCACCCGGTCAGCACCGGCACCATCGACCTGGTCCCGGGGCCGCTCGGCAAGGGCGAACTGGACGGCGCGCTGCGCGCGGCGATCCTGGAGCTGCTGCCGCGCATCGCGTTCCTCGCCCCGGCCGCCCCCTCGGAGGACCTGGTGGCGCTGCGGCCTCTGGAGGCCGAGGTCGTCGAGGGCGCGGGCGCCGAGACCGTACGCGTCCTCGCGGACGTCCTGCCGACGCTGCTGCCCGCGGGTCTGGAGCGCCGGGTGGAGCTGCGGACGCTCGGTGTCGCACGGGTTCCGCTGACCGAGGCGATCGACCGGCTCGCCGGGATCGAGCGCGACCCGGCGTGGTGGTGGCGGCTCTACGACAGCCTCGCGGGCGTGGACCCCGAGCGGCTGTCCGGTCTGCCGGTCCCGCTCGCGGGCAGGGGCGCCGAGGCCGCCGAGGCGCCGGCCGCGGAGGACGACGAGGAGCTCCGGCCCCGCCGCGGCGCGGCCCGTACCACCATCGGCCCGCGCCAGGTGCTGCTGCCGACCTCGGAAACCCCGGACGGGCTCGCCCGGTTCGGGCTGAAGGTCGCCCACCCGGACGCCGCCCACCCGCTGCTGGAGAAGCTGGGCGCGCTGCCCGCGACCCCCCGCGCGGTGCTGACGACCCCGCAGGTGCGGGCCGCCGTCGCCGCGTCGATGGAGGACGGCGACATGCTGTGGGAGGAGGACGCGCCCGACAGCGAGGAGCTGGCGGAGATCGTCCTCGCCCTGGTCCGCGACGCGGGTCTGGAGCCGGGCGACGAGCCGTGGCTGGGCGCGCTCGCGCTGCCCGACGAGGACGGCGAGCCCGCGCCCGCCGGCGAACTCGTGCTGCCCGGCAGCCCCTTCGCGTCGGTCATGCGTGAGGGTGAGCTCGCCCTCGTCGACGCGGAACTGGCCGAGCGCTGGGGCGAGCAGCCGCTCGCCGCCTGCGGCGTGCTGGCGAACTTCGCCCTCGTCCGCGCCACCGACGTCGTCCTCGACCCCGACGAACTGGATCCCCGCGACGGGGACTTCGCCGAACCCGACGACGCCGGACTGCTGGACGCGGTCGACGTGTGGTGCGAGGACGTCCTGGACCGGCTGCCGGACACCCCGGTGCCGCCGGTGGCGACGGAGATCGTCGCCGTACGCGATCTGGACCTCGTCGACGACGAGGCGTGGCCGCAGGCGCTCGCGCTGCTGGCGCAGCCGCCGCTGCGGGACGCCCTCACCCAGACCGTACGGGTGCTGCTGCCCGACGGCACGACCGACACCGTGCGCCCCTACACGGCGTGGTGGCTGCGCGACCACCCCGTGCTGGGCGGCCGCCGGCCGGCGGGGCTGCGGGCCTCCGGCGGGGATCCGCTGCTGGTCGGCCTGTACGACTCGGCCGACGCGACCGGCTTCGAGGACGAGCAGGTGCTCCACGCGCTCGGCGTACGGACCTCCGTCGCCGCGCTCCTCGACGAGCCCGGCGGCGCGGCCGAGCTGCTGGGCCGGCTCGCCGACCCGGAGCGCCCGGTCACCGCATCCCAGCTGCACGCCCTCTACACCGCGCTGGCCGACCTGGACCCGGAGCAGGTGACGCTCCCGGACGAACTGCGCGCGGTCGTCGACGGCGAGGTGCGGGTCGTGGACGCCTCGGACGCGCTCGTCGCGGACGCCCCCGACCTGCTCCCGCTGACCGCGGACCGTCCGCTGCTGCCGGTCTCCCCGGTTCGGGCGGCGGACCTGGCCGACCTGCTCCAGGTCGGGCGGCTGAGCGAGGCGGTCCAGGCGGAGGTGACGACGGTCGGCGAGGAGCACGAGGTGCCCTCCTCGGTGCACGCCCTGCTGGGCCCGGCGACCCCGGCCTCGTACGTCGAGCACGAGGAACTCCTCGCCGGCGGCGTCGAACTCGACTGGCGCCGCACCCCCGACGGAGTCATCCACGCCGCCACGGTCGAAGGCGTCGCCGCCGGACTCGCCTGGGCGGCGGGCCAGTGGCCACGGCGCTTCGAGGTCGCGGCACTGCTGGAGGACCCGTCCCGTACGGAGGAACTGGCGCGGGACCGCTGGTTCGACTGA